The Pan troglodytes isolate AG18354 chromosome 7, NHGRI_mPanTro3-v2.0_pri, whole genome shotgun sequence genome has a window encoding:
- the MFHAS1 gene encoding malignant fibrous histiocytoma-amplified sequence 1 isoform X4 has protein sequence MAGMDSGNLKTVRLWRDAALRARKLRSNLRQLTLTAAGACPGAGADALESPASPQLVLPANLGDIEALNLGNNGLEEVPEGLGSALGSLRVLVLRRNRFARLPPAVAELGHHLTELDVSHNRLTALGAEVVSALRELRKLNVSHNQLPALPAQLGALAHLEELDVSFNRLAHLPDSLSCLSRLRTLDVDHNQLTAFPRQLLQLAALEELDVSSNRLRGLPEDISALRALKILWLSGAELGTLPAGFCELASLESLMLDNNGLQALPAQFSCLQRLKMLNLSSNLFEEFPAALLPLAGLEELYLSRNQLTSVPSLISGLGRLLTLWLDNNRIRYLPDSIVELTGLEELVLQGNQIAVLPDHFGQLSRVGLWKIKDNPLIQPPYEVCMKGIPYIAAYQKELAHSQPAVQPRLKLLLMGHKAAGKTLLRHCLTEERVEGFPGGGDKEKCYPPSPPPVSKGIEVTSWTADASRGLRFIVYDLAGDESYEVIQPFFLSPGALYVLVVNLATYEPRHFPTTVGSFLHRVGARVPHAVVCIVGTHADLCGERELEEKCLDIHRQIALQEKHDAEGLSRLAKVVDEALARDFELRSASPHAAYYGVSDKNLRRRKAHFQYLLNHRLQILSPVLPVSCRDPRHLRRLRDKLLSVAEHREIFPNLHRVLPRSWQVLEELHFQPPQAHRLWLSWWDSARLGLQAGLTEDRLQSALSYLHESGKLLYFEDSPALKEHVFHNLTRLIDILNVFFQRDPSLLLHKLLLGTSGEGKAEGESSSPMARSTPSQELLRATQLHQYVEGFLLHGLLPAHVIRLLLKPHVQAQQDLQLLLELLEKMGLCYCLNKPKGKPLNGSTAWYKFPCYVQNEVPHAEAWINGTNLAGQSFVAEQLQIEYSFPFAFPPGLFARYSVQINSHVVHRSDGKFQIFAYRGKVPVVVSYRPARGVLQPDTLSIASHASLPNIWTAWQAITPLVEELNVLLQEWPGLHYTVHILCSKCLKRGSPNPHAFPDSYSRSFQRPCSKG, from the exons ATGGCTGGGATGGACAGTGGCAACCTGAAGACCGTGAGGCTGTGGCGGGACGCCGCCCTGCGTGCCAGGAAGCTGCGGAGCAACCTGCGCCAGCTCACGCTCACCGCCGCCGGGGCCTGCCCCGGGGCCGGGGCCGACGCGCTCGAGTCCCCCGCCTCCCCCCAGCTCGTGCTGCCGGCCAACCTCGGGGACATTGAGGCACTGAACCTGGGGAACAACGGCCTGGAGGAGGTACCCGAGGGGCTGGGGTCGGCGCTGGGCAGCCTGCGCGTCCTGGTCCTGCGCAGGAACCGCTTCGCCCGGCTGCCCCCGGCGGTGGCCGAGCTCGGCCACCACCTCACCGAGCTGGACGTGAGCCACAACCGGCTGACCGCCCTGGGCGCGGAGGTGGTGAGTGCTCTGAGGGAGCTGCGGAAGCTCAACGTCAGCCACAACCAGCTGCCCGCCCTGCCCGCCCAGCTGGGCGCTCTCGCTCACCTGGAGGAGCTGGACGTCAGCTTTAACCGGCTGGCGCACCTGCCTGActccctctcctgcctctcccGCCTGCGCACCCTGGACGTGGATCACAACCAGCTCACTGCCTTCCCCCGGCAGCTGCTGCAGCTGGCGGCCCTGGAGGAGCTGGACGTGTCCAGCAACCGGCTGCGGGGCCTGCCTGAGGATATCAGTGCCCTGCGTGCCCTCAAGATCCTCTGGCTGAGTGGGGCCGAGCTTGGCACGCTGCCCGCCGGCTTCTGCGAGCTGGCCAGTTTGGAGAGCCTCATGCTAGACAACAACGGGCTGCAAGCTCTGCCCGCCCAGTTCAGCTGCCTGCAGCGGCTCAAAATGCTCAACCTCTCCTCCAACCTCTTCGAGGAGTTCCCTGCTGCGCTGCTGCCCCTGGCTGGTCTGGAGGAGCTCTACCTTAGTCGCAACCAGCTCACCTCGGTGCCATCCCTTATCTCGGGCCTGGGCCGGCTTCTCACCTTGTGGCTGGATAATAACCGCATCCGCTACCTGCCGGACTCCATCGTGGAGCTGACCGGCCTGGAGGAGCTCGTGCTGCAGGGGAACCAGATCGCTGTGCTGCCCGACCACTTTGGCCAGCTCTCCCGGGTGGGTTTGTGGAAGATCAAAGACAACCCACTGATCCAGCCCCCCTACGAGGTCTGCATGAAGGGGATCCCCTACATCGCAGCCTACCAGAAGGAACTGGCTCATTCCCAGCCGGCGGTGCAGCCCCGGCTCAAGCTGCTCCTCATGGGGCATAAGGCTGCAGGAAAGACTTTGCTGCGCCACTGCCTCACCGAGGAGAGAGTGGAGGGATTCCCAGGAGGAGGGGACAAGGAGAAGTGCTACCCACCGTCACCTCCCCCTGTGAGCAAGGGCATCGAGGTGACCAGCTGGACGGCCGATGCCTCCCGGGGCCTGCGGTTCATCGTGTATGACTTAGCTGGGGATGAAAGTTATGAGGTGATCCAGCCCTTCTTCCTGTCCCCAGGGGCCCTATACGTGCTGGTGGTCAACTTGGCCACCTATGAGCCTCGCCACTTTCCTACCACCGTGGGCTCCTTCTTGCATCGGGTCGGGGCGAGAGTGCCCCACGCGGTGGTTTGCATCGTGGGCACCCACGCGGACCTGTGCGGAGAGCGTGAGCTGGAGGAGAAATGTCTGGACATTCACCGCCAGATCGCCCTGCAGGAGAAGCACGACGCGGAGGGACTGAGCCGCTTGGCCAAGGTGGTGGACGAGGCACTGGCCCGGGACTTCGAGCTGCGCTCTGCCAGCCCCCACGCAGCCTACTACGGCGTTTCGGACAAGAACCTTCGACGGCGCAAGGCCCATTTTCAATACCTGCTCAACCACCGGCTGCAGATCCTCTCCCCGGTGTTGCCTGTTAGCTGCAGGGACCCGCGCCACTTACGACGCCTTCGGGACAAGTTGCTGTCAGTTGCTGAGCACCGAGAAATCTTCCCCAACTTACACAGAGTACTGCCTCGATCCTGGCAGGTGCTGGAGGAACTGCATTTCCAGCCACCTCAGGCCCACCGACTGTGGCTAAGCTGGTGGGACTCGGCGCGCCTGGGCCTGCAGGCGGGTCTGACCGAGGACCGACTGCAGAGTGCCCTCTCCTACCTGCATGAGAGCGGCAAGCTACTCTACTTTGAGGACAGTCCGGCTCTCAAGGAGCACGTCTTCCACAACCTCACTCGCCTCATCGACATCCTCAATGTCTTCTTCCAGAGGGATCCGTCTTTGCTGCTGCATAAGCTGCTCCTAGGGACCAGTGGAGAGGGCAAGGCGGAGGGGGAAAGCTCCTCGCCCATGGCGCGGTCCACCCCCAGCCAGGAACTGCTCCGGGCCACCCAGCTCCATCAGTATGTGGAGGGCTTTCTGTTGCATGGGCTCTTGCCAGCTCATGTCATTCGGTTGCTGCTTAAGCCTCATGTCCAGGCCCAGCAGGACTTGCAGCTGTTGCTGGAGCTGCTGGAGAAGATGGGACTCTGTTACTGCCTCAATAAACCCAAGGGCAAGCCTTTGAATGGGTCCACAGCTTGGTACAAGTTCCCATGCTATGTGCAGAACGAGGTGCCCCATGCAGAAGCCTGGATTAATGGGACCAACCTAGCTGGGCAGTCTTTTGTGGCTGAGCAGTTGCAGATTGAATAtagctttccttttgcttttccaCCTGGGTTGTTTGCACGGTACAGCGTCCAGATCAACAGCCATGTGGTGCACAGGTCGGATGGTAAATTTCAGATCTTTGCCTATAGAGGGAAAGTTCCTGTGGTTGTGAGTTACAGACCTGCCAGGGGAGTCCTGCAGCCAGACACCCTGTCCATTGCTAGCCATGCATCATTACCAAATATATGGACCGCATGGCAAGCCATAACCCCCTTGGTGGAGGAACTGAATGTCCTACTTCAGGAATGGCCTGGACTGCACTACACCGTGCACATTCTCTGTTCTAAGTGCCTTAAGAGAGGATCGCCCAATCCACATGCTTTTCCAG ATTCATACAGCAGGAGTTTCCAGAGGCCTTGCAGCAAGGGATAA
- the MFHAS1 gene encoding malignant fibrous histiocytoma-amplified sequence 1 isoform X3: MAGMDSGNLKTVRLWRDAALRARKLRSNLRQLTLTAAGACPGAGADALESPASPQLVLPANLGDIEALNLGNNGLEEVPEGLGSALGSLRVLVLRRNRFARLPPAVAELGHHLTELDVSHNRLTALGAEVVSALRELRKLNVSHNQLPALPAQLGALAHLEELDVSFNRLAHLPDSLSCLSRLRTLDVDHNQLTAFPRQLLQLAALEELDVSSNRLRGLPEDISALRALKILWLSGAELGTLPAGFCELASLESLMLDNNGLQALPAQFSCLQRLKMLNLSSNLFEEFPAALLPLAGLEELYLSRNQLTSVPSLISGLGRLLTLWLDNNRIRYLPDSIVELTGLEELVLQGNQIAVLPDHFGQLSRVGLWKIKDNPLIQPPYEVCMKGIPYIAAYQKELAHSQPAVQPRLKLLLMGHKAAGKTLLRHCLTEERVEGFPGGGDKEKCYPPSPPPVSKGIEVTSWTADASRGLRFIVYDLAGDESYEVIQPFFLSPGALYVLVVNLATYEPRHFPTTVGSFLHRVGARVPHAVVCIVGTHADLCGERELEEKCLDIHRQIALQEKHDAEGLSRLAKVVDEALARDFELRSASPHAAYYGVSDKNLRRRKAHFQYLLNHRLQILSPVLPVSCRDPRHLRRLRDKLLSVAEHREIFPNLHRVLPRSWQVLEELHFQPPQAHRLWLSWWDSARLGLQAGLTEDRLQSALSYLHESGKLLYFEDSPALKEHVFHNLTRLIDILNVFFQRDPSLLLHKLLLGTSGEGKAEGESSSPMARSTPSQELLRATQLHQYVEGFLLHGLLPAHVIRLLLKPHVQAQQDLQLLLELLEKMGLCYCLNKPKGKPLNGSTAWYKFPCYVQNEVPHAEAWINGTNLAGQSFVAEQLQIEYSFPFAFPPGLFARYSVQINSHVVHRSDGKFQIFAYRGKVPVVVSYRPARGVLQPDTLSIASHASLPNIWTAWQAITPLVEELNVLLQEWPGLHYTVHILCSKCLKRGSPNPHAFPDGVSLCRPGWSAMARSQLTATSASRVQAILLPQPPE; the protein is encoded by the exons ATGGCTGGGATGGACAGTGGCAACCTGAAGACCGTGAGGCTGTGGCGGGACGCCGCCCTGCGTGCCAGGAAGCTGCGGAGCAACCTGCGCCAGCTCACGCTCACCGCCGCCGGGGCCTGCCCCGGGGCCGGGGCCGACGCGCTCGAGTCCCCCGCCTCCCCCCAGCTCGTGCTGCCGGCCAACCTCGGGGACATTGAGGCACTGAACCTGGGGAACAACGGCCTGGAGGAGGTACCCGAGGGGCTGGGGTCGGCGCTGGGCAGCCTGCGCGTCCTGGTCCTGCGCAGGAACCGCTTCGCCCGGCTGCCCCCGGCGGTGGCCGAGCTCGGCCACCACCTCACCGAGCTGGACGTGAGCCACAACCGGCTGACCGCCCTGGGCGCGGAGGTGGTGAGTGCTCTGAGGGAGCTGCGGAAGCTCAACGTCAGCCACAACCAGCTGCCCGCCCTGCCCGCCCAGCTGGGCGCTCTCGCTCACCTGGAGGAGCTGGACGTCAGCTTTAACCGGCTGGCGCACCTGCCTGActccctctcctgcctctcccGCCTGCGCACCCTGGACGTGGATCACAACCAGCTCACTGCCTTCCCCCGGCAGCTGCTGCAGCTGGCGGCCCTGGAGGAGCTGGACGTGTCCAGCAACCGGCTGCGGGGCCTGCCTGAGGATATCAGTGCCCTGCGTGCCCTCAAGATCCTCTGGCTGAGTGGGGCCGAGCTTGGCACGCTGCCCGCCGGCTTCTGCGAGCTGGCCAGTTTGGAGAGCCTCATGCTAGACAACAACGGGCTGCAAGCTCTGCCCGCCCAGTTCAGCTGCCTGCAGCGGCTCAAAATGCTCAACCTCTCCTCCAACCTCTTCGAGGAGTTCCCTGCTGCGCTGCTGCCCCTGGCTGGTCTGGAGGAGCTCTACCTTAGTCGCAACCAGCTCACCTCGGTGCCATCCCTTATCTCGGGCCTGGGCCGGCTTCTCACCTTGTGGCTGGATAATAACCGCATCCGCTACCTGCCGGACTCCATCGTGGAGCTGACCGGCCTGGAGGAGCTCGTGCTGCAGGGGAACCAGATCGCTGTGCTGCCCGACCACTTTGGCCAGCTCTCCCGGGTGGGTTTGTGGAAGATCAAAGACAACCCACTGATCCAGCCCCCCTACGAGGTCTGCATGAAGGGGATCCCCTACATCGCAGCCTACCAGAAGGAACTGGCTCATTCCCAGCCGGCGGTGCAGCCCCGGCTCAAGCTGCTCCTCATGGGGCATAAGGCTGCAGGAAAGACTTTGCTGCGCCACTGCCTCACCGAGGAGAGAGTGGAGGGATTCCCAGGAGGAGGGGACAAGGAGAAGTGCTACCCACCGTCACCTCCCCCTGTGAGCAAGGGCATCGAGGTGACCAGCTGGACGGCCGATGCCTCCCGGGGCCTGCGGTTCATCGTGTATGACTTAGCTGGGGATGAAAGTTATGAGGTGATCCAGCCCTTCTTCCTGTCCCCAGGGGCCCTATACGTGCTGGTGGTCAACTTGGCCACCTATGAGCCTCGCCACTTTCCTACCACCGTGGGCTCCTTCTTGCATCGGGTCGGGGCGAGAGTGCCCCACGCGGTGGTTTGCATCGTGGGCACCCACGCGGACCTGTGCGGAGAGCGTGAGCTGGAGGAGAAATGTCTGGACATTCACCGCCAGATCGCCCTGCAGGAGAAGCACGACGCGGAGGGACTGAGCCGCTTGGCCAAGGTGGTGGACGAGGCACTGGCCCGGGACTTCGAGCTGCGCTCTGCCAGCCCCCACGCAGCCTACTACGGCGTTTCGGACAAGAACCTTCGACGGCGCAAGGCCCATTTTCAATACCTGCTCAACCACCGGCTGCAGATCCTCTCCCCGGTGTTGCCTGTTAGCTGCAGGGACCCGCGCCACTTACGACGCCTTCGGGACAAGTTGCTGTCAGTTGCTGAGCACCGAGAAATCTTCCCCAACTTACACAGAGTACTGCCTCGATCCTGGCAGGTGCTGGAGGAACTGCATTTCCAGCCACCTCAGGCCCACCGACTGTGGCTAAGCTGGTGGGACTCGGCGCGCCTGGGCCTGCAGGCGGGTCTGACCGAGGACCGACTGCAGAGTGCCCTCTCCTACCTGCATGAGAGCGGCAAGCTACTCTACTTTGAGGACAGTCCGGCTCTCAAGGAGCACGTCTTCCACAACCTCACTCGCCTCATCGACATCCTCAATGTCTTCTTCCAGAGGGATCCGTCTTTGCTGCTGCATAAGCTGCTCCTAGGGACCAGTGGAGAGGGCAAGGCGGAGGGGGAAAGCTCCTCGCCCATGGCGCGGTCCACCCCCAGCCAGGAACTGCTCCGGGCCACCCAGCTCCATCAGTATGTGGAGGGCTTTCTGTTGCATGGGCTCTTGCCAGCTCATGTCATTCGGTTGCTGCTTAAGCCTCATGTCCAGGCCCAGCAGGACTTGCAGCTGTTGCTGGAGCTGCTGGAGAAGATGGGACTCTGTTACTGCCTCAATAAACCCAAGGGCAAGCCTTTGAATGGGTCCACAGCTTGGTACAAGTTCCCATGCTATGTGCAGAACGAGGTGCCCCATGCAGAAGCCTGGATTAATGGGACCAACCTAGCTGGGCAGTCTTTTGTGGCTGAGCAGTTGCAGATTGAATAtagctttccttttgcttttccaCCTGGGTTGTTTGCACGGTACAGCGTCCAGATCAACAGCCATGTGGTGCACAGGTCGGATGGTAAATTTCAGATCTTTGCCTATAGAGGGAAAGTTCCTGTGGTTGTGAGTTACAGACCTGCCAGGGGAGTCCTGCAGCCAGACACCCTGTCCATTGCTAGCCATGCATCATTACCAAATATATGGACCGCATGGCAAGCCATAACCCCCTTGGTGGAGGAACTGAATGTCCTACTTCAGGAATGGCCTGGACTGCACTACACCGTGCACATTCTCTGTTCTAAGTGCCTTAAGAGAGGATCGCCCAATCCACATGCTTTTCCAG atggagtctcactctgtcgcccagggtggagtgcaatggcgcgatctcagctcactgcaacgtctgcttcccgggttcaagcgattcttctgcctcagcctcctgagtag
- the MFHAS1 gene encoding malignant fibrous histiocytoma-amplified sequence 1 isoform X1, translating into MAGMDSGNLKTVRLWRDAALRARKLRSNLRQLTLTAAGACPGAGADALESPASPQLVLPANLGDIEALNLGNNGLEEVPEGLGSALGSLRVLVLRRNRFARLPPAVAELGHHLTELDVSHNRLTALGAEVVSALRELRKLNVSHNQLPALPAQLGALAHLEELDVSFNRLAHLPDSLSCLSRLRTLDVDHNQLTAFPRQLLQLAALEELDVSSNRLRGLPEDISALRALKILWLSGAELGTLPAGFCELASLESLMLDNNGLQALPAQFSCLQRLKMLNLSSNLFEEFPAALLPLAGLEELYLSRNQLTSVPSLISGLGRLLTLWLDNNRIRYLPDSIVELTGLEELVLQGNQIAVLPDHFGQLSRVGLWKIKDNPLIQPPYEVCMKGIPYIAAYQKELAHSQPAVQPRLKLLLMGHKAAGKTLLRHCLTEERVEGFPGGGDKEKCYPPSPPPVSKGIEVTSWTADASRGLRFIVYDLAGDESYEVIQPFFLSPGALYVLVVNLATYEPRHFPTTVGSFLHRVGARVPHAVVCIVGTHADLCGERELEEKCLDIHRQIALQEKHDAEGLSRLAKVVDEALARDFELRSASPHAAYYGVSDKNLRRRKAHFQYLLNHRLQILSPVLPVSCRDPRHLRRLRDKLLSVAEHREIFPNLHRVLPRSWQVLEELHFQPPQAHRLWLSWWDSARLGLQAGLTEDRLQSALSYLHESGKLLYFEDSPALKEHVFHNLTRLIDILNVFFQRDPSLLLHKLLLGTSGEGKAEGESSSPMARSTPSQELLRATQLHQYVEGFLLHGLLPAHVIRLLLKPHVQAQQDLQLLLELLEKMGLCYCLNKPKGKPLNGSTAWYKFPCYVQNEVPHAEAWINGTNLAGQSFVAEQLQIEYSFPFAFPPGLFARYSVQINSHVVHRSDGKFQIFAYRGKVPVVVSYRPARGVLQPDTLSIASHASLPNIWTAWQAITPLVEELNVLLQEWPGLHYTVHILCSKCLKRGSPNPHAFPGELLSQPRPEGVAEIICPKNGSERVNVALVYPPTPTVISPCSKKNVGEKHRNQ; encoded by the coding sequence ATGGCTGGGATGGACAGTGGCAACCTGAAGACCGTGAGGCTGTGGCGGGACGCCGCCCTGCGTGCCAGGAAGCTGCGGAGCAACCTGCGCCAGCTCACGCTCACCGCCGCCGGGGCCTGCCCCGGGGCCGGGGCCGACGCGCTCGAGTCCCCCGCCTCCCCCCAGCTCGTGCTGCCGGCCAACCTCGGGGACATTGAGGCACTGAACCTGGGGAACAACGGCCTGGAGGAGGTACCCGAGGGGCTGGGGTCGGCGCTGGGCAGCCTGCGCGTCCTGGTCCTGCGCAGGAACCGCTTCGCCCGGCTGCCCCCGGCGGTGGCCGAGCTCGGCCACCACCTCACCGAGCTGGACGTGAGCCACAACCGGCTGACCGCCCTGGGCGCGGAGGTGGTGAGTGCTCTGAGGGAGCTGCGGAAGCTCAACGTCAGCCACAACCAGCTGCCCGCCCTGCCCGCCCAGCTGGGCGCTCTCGCTCACCTGGAGGAGCTGGACGTCAGCTTTAACCGGCTGGCGCACCTGCCTGActccctctcctgcctctcccGCCTGCGCACCCTGGACGTGGATCACAACCAGCTCACTGCCTTCCCCCGGCAGCTGCTGCAGCTGGCGGCCCTGGAGGAGCTGGACGTGTCCAGCAACCGGCTGCGGGGCCTGCCTGAGGATATCAGTGCCCTGCGTGCCCTCAAGATCCTCTGGCTGAGTGGGGCCGAGCTTGGCACGCTGCCCGCCGGCTTCTGCGAGCTGGCCAGTTTGGAGAGCCTCATGCTAGACAACAACGGGCTGCAAGCTCTGCCCGCCCAGTTCAGCTGCCTGCAGCGGCTCAAAATGCTCAACCTCTCCTCCAACCTCTTCGAGGAGTTCCCTGCTGCGCTGCTGCCCCTGGCTGGTCTGGAGGAGCTCTACCTTAGTCGCAACCAGCTCACCTCGGTGCCATCCCTTATCTCGGGCCTGGGCCGGCTTCTCACCTTGTGGCTGGATAATAACCGCATCCGCTACCTGCCGGACTCCATCGTGGAGCTGACCGGCCTGGAGGAGCTCGTGCTGCAGGGGAACCAGATCGCTGTGCTGCCCGACCACTTTGGCCAGCTCTCCCGGGTGGGTTTGTGGAAGATCAAAGACAACCCACTGATCCAGCCCCCCTACGAGGTCTGCATGAAGGGGATCCCCTACATCGCAGCCTACCAGAAGGAACTGGCTCATTCCCAGCCGGCGGTGCAGCCCCGGCTCAAGCTGCTCCTCATGGGGCATAAGGCTGCAGGAAAGACTTTGCTGCGCCACTGCCTCACCGAGGAGAGAGTGGAGGGATTCCCAGGAGGAGGGGACAAGGAGAAGTGCTACCCACCGTCACCTCCCCCTGTGAGCAAGGGCATCGAGGTGACCAGCTGGACGGCCGATGCCTCCCGGGGCCTGCGGTTCATCGTGTATGACTTAGCTGGGGATGAAAGTTATGAGGTGATCCAGCCCTTCTTCCTGTCCCCAGGGGCCCTATACGTGCTGGTGGTCAACTTGGCCACCTATGAGCCTCGCCACTTTCCTACCACCGTGGGCTCCTTCTTGCATCGGGTCGGGGCGAGAGTGCCCCACGCGGTGGTTTGCATCGTGGGCACCCACGCGGACCTGTGCGGAGAGCGTGAGCTGGAGGAGAAATGTCTGGACATTCACCGCCAGATCGCCCTGCAGGAGAAGCACGACGCGGAGGGACTGAGCCGCTTGGCCAAGGTGGTGGACGAGGCACTGGCCCGGGACTTCGAGCTGCGCTCTGCCAGCCCCCACGCAGCCTACTACGGCGTTTCGGACAAGAACCTTCGACGGCGCAAGGCCCATTTTCAATACCTGCTCAACCACCGGCTGCAGATCCTCTCCCCGGTGTTGCCTGTTAGCTGCAGGGACCCGCGCCACTTACGACGCCTTCGGGACAAGTTGCTGTCAGTTGCTGAGCACCGAGAAATCTTCCCCAACTTACACAGAGTACTGCCTCGATCCTGGCAGGTGCTGGAGGAACTGCATTTCCAGCCACCTCAGGCCCACCGACTGTGGCTAAGCTGGTGGGACTCGGCGCGCCTGGGCCTGCAGGCGGGTCTGACCGAGGACCGACTGCAGAGTGCCCTCTCCTACCTGCATGAGAGCGGCAAGCTACTCTACTTTGAGGACAGTCCGGCTCTCAAGGAGCACGTCTTCCACAACCTCACTCGCCTCATCGACATCCTCAATGTCTTCTTCCAGAGGGATCCGTCTTTGCTGCTGCATAAGCTGCTCCTAGGGACCAGTGGAGAGGGCAAGGCGGAGGGGGAAAGCTCCTCGCCCATGGCGCGGTCCACCCCCAGCCAGGAACTGCTCCGGGCCACCCAGCTCCATCAGTATGTGGAGGGCTTTCTGTTGCATGGGCTCTTGCCAGCTCATGTCATTCGGTTGCTGCTTAAGCCTCATGTCCAGGCCCAGCAGGACTTGCAGCTGTTGCTGGAGCTGCTGGAGAAGATGGGACTCTGTTACTGCCTCAATAAACCCAAGGGCAAGCCTTTGAATGGGTCCACAGCTTGGTACAAGTTCCCATGCTATGTGCAGAACGAGGTGCCCCATGCAGAAGCCTGGATTAATGGGACCAACCTAGCTGGGCAGTCTTTTGTGGCTGAGCAGTTGCAGATTGAATAtagctttccttttgcttttccaCCTGGGTTGTTTGCACGGTACAGCGTCCAGATCAACAGCCATGTGGTGCACAGGTCGGATGGTAAATTTCAGATCTTTGCCTATAGAGGGAAAGTTCCTGTGGTTGTGAGTTACAGACCTGCCAGGGGAGTCCTGCAGCCAGACACCCTGTCCATTGCTAGCCATGCATCATTACCAAATATATGGACCGCATGGCAAGCCATAACCCCCTTGGTGGAGGAACTGAATGTCCTACTTCAGGAATGGCCTGGACTGCACTACACCGTGCACATTCTCTGTTCTAAGTGCCTTAAGAGAGGATCGCCCAATCCACATGCTTTTCCAG